In Bacillus cytotoxicus NVH 391-98, the following are encoded in one genomic region:
- the brnQ6 gene encoding branched-chain amino acid transport system II carrier protein BrnQ6, producing the protein MKSSLKVSEIFAISLMLFALFFGAGNMIFPPALGQGAGTNVWIALFGFVITGVGLPLLGVIAIALKGDINKLAGRVHPLFALVFIVAIYLCLGVFVSVPRTGTVAYEMAVAPFLPTEVAGAQYPLVIFTFIFFAVTFYLALNPSKLVGRIGKVLTPILLAIIVIIVVKALISPIGEFRAPTETYKDPLFKGFIDGYLTLDGLAALVFGNVVVNTLKGKGVTDKKRIARVTIIAGIVAALALFLIYLALAYLGASSVSLGMGENGGVILTNIVHHLFGEYGTLLLGVAITAACLTTSVGIVAACGEFFSKLLPKFPYQTVVFIFCALAFMVANLGLTQLIALALPILITLYPIGIVLIILSLVENYIRIPLAMYVGGMIGAFAISLFDGLHNANIEIATLAPILEKIPLYSVGMGWLIPGIIGMFVGYVVSMFQKRAVVIEE; encoded by the coding sequence GTGAAGTCATCTTTAAAGGTATCTGAAATATTTGCAATTAGTTTAATGTTATTTGCACTTTTCTTTGGTGCAGGAAATATGATTTTTCCACCAGCATTAGGACAAGGGGCTGGAACAAATGTATGGATTGCGTTATTTGGGTTTGTCATTACAGGTGTGGGACTTCCGTTATTAGGAGTCATCGCAATCGCCTTAAAGGGAGATATTAATAAACTGGCCGGTCGTGTACATCCTTTATTTGCACTTGTTTTCATTGTTGCGATTTATTTATGTTTAGGTGTATTTGTAAGTGTACCACGTACAGGCACAGTTGCTTATGAAATGGCAGTTGCTCCATTTTTGCCAACTGAAGTAGCTGGTGCACAGTATCCACTTGTTATATTTACATTTATTTTCTTTGCCGTTACATTTTATTTAGCATTGAATCCATCAAAACTAGTGGGACGCATCGGAAAAGTATTAACACCAATTTTATTAGCAATTATTGTGATTATTGTTGTGAAAGCATTGATTTCTCCAATTGGAGAGTTTCGTGCACCAACTGAAACTTATAAAGACCCACTTTTCAAAGGATTTATTGATGGATATTTAACATTAGATGGATTAGCGGCGCTTGTTTTTGGAAATGTCGTTGTGAATACGTTAAAAGGAAAAGGTGTTACAGATAAGAAAAGGATTGCACGAGTGACAATTATTGCAGGGATTGTTGCTGCGCTTGCCTTATTTCTTATTTACTTAGCGCTTGCTTATTTAGGAGCGTCTAGTGTTTCTCTTGGAATGGGGGAGAACGGTGGTGTTATTTTAACGAATATTGTTCATCATTTATTTGGTGAATATGGAACTTTATTACTAGGTGTAGCAATCACAGCAGCATGTTTAACAACATCTGTTGGAATCGTTGCAGCGTGCGGAGAGTTCTTTTCAAAACTATTACCAAAATTTCCTTATCAAACAGTCGTTTTTATTTTCTGTGCATTAGCATTTATGGTGGCAAATCTTGGGTTAACACAGCTCATTGCATTAGCATTACCAATTTTAATTACATTGTATCCAATTGGGATTGTGTTGATTATCTTATCTCTTGTGGAAAATTATATTCGGATTCCATTAGCGATGTACGTAGGAGGGATGATAGGAGCGTTTGCAATTAGTCTGTTCGATGGTTTGCACAATGCGAATATTGAGATTGCAACACTTGCACCTATTTTAGAAAAAATACCACTTTATAGCGTTGGAATGGGCTGGCTAATTCCAGGAATCATTGGTATGTTTGTCGGATATGTTGTGTCTATGTTTCAAAAGAGGGCAGTTGTGATAGAGGAGTAA
- a CDS encoding YwbE family protein: MNGQKRANISPDLEVDIVLKKNQRTGTLTRGIVKDILTNAPSHPHGIKVRLKDGQVGRVQHIVQ; this comes from the coding sequence ATGAACGGACAAAAACGAGCGAATATTTCACCTGATCTAGAAGTAGATATTGTTTTAAAGAAAAATCAACGGACTGGTACTCTCACTCGAGGGATTGTAAAAGATATTTTAACAAACGCACCATCTCATCCACACGGGATTAAAGTTCGATTGAAAGACGGACAAGTTGGCCGCGTGCAGCATATTGTGCAATAA
- a CDS encoding ABC transporter ATP-binding protein → MTYILRTNQLTKVFQGKEVISDVNMHVKKGEIYGFLGPNGAGKTMIMKMIANLMKPTSGEIEIFGEKLTGTSYEVLKRMGMMIEYPIFYEKLTAQENLYLHCEYMGYYDKNGIQQALHLVNLQNVENKKVKDFSLGMKQRLGIARAILTKPELLILDEPINGLDPVGIRELRDLLKMLCKEYGITLLVSSHILGEMEQMADTIGVIQNGKLLKEVSMKSINGKQTEYIEISVPDVKRAAYMLENKLYITNYKIMSGNVIRVYEMTVMQQEISKTLIMNDVEIESINKKHSSLEEYFLNIVNEEGIRASFNEI, encoded by the coding sequence ATGACATATATATTAAGAACGAATCAGTTAACAAAGGTGTTTCAAGGAAAAGAAGTAATTTCGGACGTAAATATGCATGTGAAAAAAGGGGAAATTTACGGGTTTTTAGGACCAAATGGTGCCGGTAAAACAATGATTATGAAAATGATTGCAAATTTAATGAAACCAACGAGCGGAGAGATTGAAATTTTTGGCGAGAAGTTAACAGGTACATCATATGAAGTGTTAAAACGTATGGGAATGATGATCGAGTACCCTATTTTTTATGAAAAATTAACAGCTCAAGAAAATTTATATCTTCATTGTGAATATATGGGTTACTATGATAAGAATGGAATACAGCAGGCGTTACATCTTGTCAATTTACAAAACGTGGAGAATAAGAAAGTAAAAGACTTTTCATTAGGGATGAAACAAAGATTAGGAATTGCAAGAGCCATTTTAACGAAGCCGGAGTTACTAATTTTAGATGAACCAATCAATGGTTTAGATCCAGTCGGGATTAGAGAATTACGCGACTTATTAAAAATGCTTTGTAAAGAATATGGAATTACTTTATTAGTCTCTAGTCATATTTTAGGAGAAATGGAGCAAATGGCAGATACAATTGGGGTCATTCAAAATGGAAAATTGCTAAAAGAAGTTTCAATGAAGAGTATTAATGGAAAACAAACGGAGTATATTGAAATTTCGGTTCCAGATGTGAAGCGTGCAGCTTACATGTTAGAAAATAAACTTTACATAACGAATTACAAAATAATGAGTGGAAATGTGATTCGTGTGTATGAAATGACCGTGATGCAGCAAGAAATTTCTAAAACGTTAATTATGAATGATGTGGAAATTGAAAGTATAAACAAAAAACATAGTTCATTAGAAGAATATTTTTTAAATATTGTGAATGAAGAGGGGATTCGTGCTTCATTTAATGAGATTTGA
- a CDS encoding HAMP domain-containing histidine kinase, with protein sequence MFSLLMIVIFILLGVIYFQYRIGKSKSANIRYTYEKLENIIKQQTGEKLLVVTDDKELQQLLVAINHLLDAKQKTNANHAKVEISMRKMLSNISHDLKTPLTVILGYTEMLNKDKTMNKEEQHILLEKVHVKTLEVMELIHKFFDLARLESGDKAIEITKVNMNEVCREKILTFYDLITTKGFEVHIDIPEKNMYAFGNTEVLGRVLNNLISNALTYGYDGKILGITLSDDERYVYVDVWDRGKGINESHIDKVFERMYTLEDSRNRLYQGSGLGLTITKRLVEALGGEIHLFSKPYEKTVFTIMLRKIDF encoded by the coding sequence ATGTTTTCTCTGCTCATGATTGTTATTTTTATATTATTAGGTGTCATTTATTTTCAATATAGAATAGGGAAAAGCAAGAGTGCGAATATACGTTATACGTATGAAAAATTAGAGAATATTATAAAACAACAAACCGGTGAGAAATTATTAGTTGTAACGGATGATAAAGAACTACAACAATTATTAGTAGCAATTAATCATTTATTAGATGCGAAACAAAAAACGAATGCGAATCATGCGAAGGTTGAAATTTCGATGAGAAAGATGCTTTCTAACATTTCTCATGATTTGAAAACGCCGCTCACTGTTATTCTTGGATATACGGAAATGTTAAATAAAGATAAAACGATGAATAAAGAAGAACAACACATACTGTTAGAAAAGGTACATGTAAAAACGTTAGAAGTAATGGAACTTATTCATAAATTCTTTGATTTGGCGAGATTAGAATCTGGAGATAAAGCAATTGAAATAACAAAGGTGAATATGAATGAAGTGTGCCGAGAAAAAATTTTAACGTTTTATGATTTGATAACGACTAAAGGGTTTGAGGTACATATTGATATACCAGAGAAAAATATGTATGCATTTGGGAATACAGAAGTATTAGGTCGTGTGTTAAATAATTTAATATCCAATGCCCTTACGTATGGATATGATGGAAAAATACTTGGTATTACGTTAAGCGATGATGAACGATATGTATATGTTGATGTATGGGATCGCGGTAAAGGAATTAATGAATCACATATTGATAAAGTATTTGAGCGTATGTATACGTTAGAGGATTCAAGGAATCGACTATATCAAGGTAGTGGTCTTGGACTCACAATTACAAAACGACTGGTAGAAGCTTTAGGGGGAGAAATTCATCTTTTTAGTAAGCCATATGAAAAAACAGTATTTACGATTATGCTGAGAAAAATCGATTTTTAG
- a CDS encoding class I SAM-dependent rRNA methyltransferase produces the protein MRSEVAVKIKPKFTKQLKSGYPLILKEAIQNVNDIQEEGTILNILDEKNQFLGKGYYGKQNKGYGWILTRKEKERIDQAFFERKIKSALHKRKGFYKSNDTTAFRVVNGEGDGLGGVIIDYYAGFYVISWYSEGIYSFKNEIIGALQKVANVKGIYQKKRFDTKGKYIEEDDFVVGERGEFPLLVKENGVNFAVYLNDGAMVGVFLDQRNVRKQIRDTYAKGRTVLNMFSYTGAFSVFAALGGAIKTTSVDLANRSLSKTIEQFSVNDIDYETQDIIVEDVFHYFKYAAKKQMKFDMVVLDPPSFARSKKYTFSAAKDYKNLLKETIAITENNGIIVASTNCSTFDMKKFKGFIDTAFKEMNGKYKVLEEHSLPEDFRTIDQFKEGNYLKVVFIKKFKG, from the coding sequence ATGAGATCTGAAGTAGCTGTGAAAATAAAACCAAAATTTACAAAACAATTGAAAAGTGGCTATCCACTTATTCTAAAAGAGGCAATTCAAAATGTAAATGACATACAGGAAGAAGGAACGATTCTTAATATATTAGATGAGAAAAATCAATTTCTTGGAAAAGGATATTACGGTAAGCAAAATAAAGGGTATGGTTGGATTTTAACGAGAAAAGAGAAAGAACGCATTGACCAAGCTTTCTTTGAACGAAAAATAAAATCAGCGTTGCATAAGAGAAAAGGTTTTTATAAATCAAATGATACGACAGCATTCCGTGTTGTAAATGGTGAAGGTGATGGTCTTGGCGGTGTAATCATTGATTATTATGCTGGGTTTTATGTGATTAGCTGGTATAGCGAAGGGATATATTCCTTTAAAAATGAAATCATTGGAGCTCTTCAAAAGGTAGCAAATGTCAAAGGAATCTATCAGAAGAAGCGCTTTGATACAAAAGGAAAATATATTGAAGAAGACGACTTTGTAGTAGGAGAGCGTGGTGAATTCCCCCTTCTCGTCAAAGAGAACGGTGTAAACTTTGCGGTGTATTTAAACGATGGTGCAATGGTAGGCGTATTTTTAGATCAGCGTAACGTTCGAAAACAAATTCGTGATACGTATGCAAAGGGCAGAACTGTTTTAAATATGTTCTCTTATACAGGTGCTTTCTCCGTATTCGCGGCCCTTGGAGGAGCAATCAAAACAACAAGTGTCGATTTAGCAAATCGCAGTTTAAGTAAAACAATTGAACAATTTAGCGTAAATGACATTGACTATGAAACACAAGATATTATCGTTGAGGACGTATTCCATTACTTTAAATACGCAGCAAAGAAGCAGATGAAGTTTGATATGGTTGTACTAGATCCGCCAAGCTTTGCACGTTCGAAAAAATATACATTTAGCGCAGCAAAAGACTATAAAAACTTATTAAAAGAAACAATTGCCATTACAGAAAACAACGGGATTATCGTTGCTTCTACAAACTGTAGTACATTTGATATGAAAAAATTTAAAGGTTTTATCGATACAGCTTTTAAAGAGATGAATGGTAAGTATAAAGTTTTAGAAGAACATTCCTTGCCAGAAGATTTCCGTACAATCGATCAATTTAAAGAAGGTAACTATTTAAAAGTAGTCTTTATTAAAAAGTTTAAAGGATAA
- a CDS encoding response regulator transcription factor, translating to MSRHILLIEDDISIQEMVEKYLSKEGFQVTFASDGEEGVAKFFHGSFDLIILDIMMPKLDGLEVVRIIREKSAVPILMMSAKDTDIDKAVGLGLGADDYICKPFSMIELAARAKASIRRFTKYSATEQKEEMIEIGDLKIDPINFTVYKKEKQLKLTLKEFEILKLFARNQNRVFTKAQIYNLIWNEEYYGDDNVINVHMRRLREKIETDPSNPEYIKTLWGIGYKLEVM from the coding sequence ATGTCACGTCATATTTTATTAATAGAAGATGACATTTCGATTCAAGAAATGGTCGAGAAATATTTATCAAAAGAAGGATTTCAAGTTACATTTGCTTCTGATGGAGAAGAAGGCGTTGCGAAATTTTTTCATGGATCATTTGACTTGATTATTCTTGATATTATGATGCCAAAGCTAGATGGTTTAGAAGTTGTGAGAATTATTCGCGAAAAAAGCGCTGTACCGATTTTAATGATGTCCGCAAAAGATACAGATATCGATAAGGCGGTGGGGCTAGGACTTGGTGCAGATGATTACATTTGCAAACCATTCTCTATGATTGAATTGGCAGCGAGAGCAAAGGCAAGTATTCGAAGATTTACAAAGTATTCAGCTACGGAGCAAAAAGAAGAAATGATTGAGATTGGTGATTTGAAAATAGATCCGATTAACTTCACTGTGTATAAAAAAGAAAAACAGTTAAAACTTACTTTAAAAGAATTCGAAATTTTGAAATTGTTCGCAAGGAATCAAAATCGTGTATTTACAAAAGCGCAAATATATAATCTCATTTGGAATGAAGAATACTATGGCGATGATAATGTTATTAACGTTCATATGAGAAGATTACGTGAGAAAATTGAAACAGATCCATCCAATCCAGAATATATTAAAACATTATGGGGAATTGGCTATAAGTTGGAAGTGATGTAG